One window of Xanthomonas sp. 10-10 genomic DNA carries:
- a CDS encoding AI-2E family transporter, whose amino-acid sequence MPSSELRAFVVRVIVVLALVACAWMMWALSDLLLMVFGAIVVAVLLRALSGWVRRRTRLSDGWALALVVIVLTLGFTALLWLFGSQLASEVGALQRTLPQAWTRVHDWLAAGPLGPALDELTRQAPARVSNLAPRAGAFALSITGGVANLFLVLAGAVYLAAQPQLYRRGALLLLPAHVRATTDDALQASGTALRLWLRGQLIAMAVVGVLTGLGLWALGIPGALALGIVAGLLDFVPIVGPILAAIPAILLGFTVSPQMALATAALFVVVQQIEGNLLLPVIQQRTVDLPPVLLLFSLFGIGMLLGLPGVLLAAPLTVVGYVLIKRLYVQEALGTPTTIPGQKAR is encoded by the coding sequence ATGCCCTCTTCCGAGCTTCGCGCCTTTGTCGTCCGTGTGATCGTCGTGCTGGCCCTGGTGGCCTGTGCGTGGATGATGTGGGCGTTGTCGGATCTGTTGTTGATGGTGTTCGGTGCGATCGTGGTGGCGGTATTGCTGCGTGCCTTGTCCGGCTGGGTGAGGCGACGCACGCGCCTGTCGGACGGCTGGGCGCTGGCCCTGGTGGTGATCGTGCTGACGCTGGGGTTCACCGCATTGCTGTGGTTGTTCGGGTCGCAGCTGGCCTCGGAAGTGGGCGCCCTGCAGCGCACCTTGCCGCAGGCCTGGACGCGCGTTCACGACTGGCTCGCCGCCGGGCCGTTGGGCCCGGCCCTGGACGAACTGACACGCCAGGCGCCGGCGCGCGTATCCAACCTGGCGCCGCGCGCCGGTGCCTTTGCGCTGAGCATCACCGGCGGTGTGGCCAATCTGTTTCTGGTGCTGGCCGGCGCGGTGTATCTGGCAGCGCAGCCGCAGCTGTATCGGCGCGGCGCGCTGTTGTTGCTGCCGGCGCATGTGCGGGCCACCACCGACGATGCGTTGCAGGCCAGCGGCACCGCGTTGCGGCTGTGGCTGCGCGGCCAGTTGATCGCGATGGCGGTGGTGGGCGTGCTCACTGGCCTGGGGCTGTGGGCGCTGGGCATTCCCGGTGCACTGGCGCTCGGCATCGTGGCCGGGTTGCTGGATTTCGTGCCGATCGTGGGGCCGATTCTGGCGGCGATTCCGGCCATCCTGCTGGGCTTCACCGTCAGCCCGCAGATGGCGTTGGCCACTGCGGCGCTGTTTGTGGTGGTGCAGCAGATCGAAGGCAACCTGCTGCTGCCAGTGATCCAGCAACGCACGGTGGATCTGCCGCCGGTGTTGTTGCTGTTCTCGCTGTTCGGCATCGGCATGCTGCTCGGCCTGCCCGGCGTCTTGTTGGCCGCGCCGCTGACGGTGGTGGGGTACGTGCTGATCAAGCGCTTGTACGTGCAGGAAGCGCTGGGCACGCCCACCACCATCCCCGGGCAAAAAGCGCGCTGA
- a CDS encoding SDR family oxidoreductase, which yields MTTTLVTGASSGIGAVYAHRFAARGHHLVLVARATDRLDALATQLRVEHAVAVEVVTADLTDPAQLHSVTQRISDSPIDILVNNAGASLNGGLLHAQPAALEQLLRLNALVPTLLARAALPGMLARGHGAMINIASALALLPEYSPGIYAATKAYVLALSQSLHVEVGNRGIHVQAVLPAATRTEIYTRAGMDISRVPDVMEVDALVDAALVGFDRKELVTIPPLPNSADWDAFEQARMTLAKGFSHAEPAARYHP from the coding sequence ATGACAACCACACTCGTAACCGGTGCCTCCAGTGGCATCGGCGCAGTCTACGCACATCGGTTCGCTGCACGTGGCCATCACCTGGTGCTGGTGGCGCGCGCCACCGACAGGCTCGACGCACTCGCCACACAACTGCGCGTCGAACATGCGGTCGCCGTCGAGGTGGTCACCGCCGACCTGACCGACCCGGCGCAGCTGCACAGCGTGACCCAGCGCATCAGCGACAGCCCGATCGACATCCTGGTCAATAACGCCGGTGCCAGCCTCAACGGCGGCTTGCTGCACGCGCAGCCCGCCGCACTCGAACAGCTATTGCGCCTCAATGCGTTGGTGCCGACCTTGCTTGCACGTGCTGCGTTGCCTGGCATGCTGGCGCGCGGCCACGGCGCCATGATCAACATCGCCTCAGCACTGGCGCTGTTGCCGGAGTACTCGCCAGGCATCTATGCCGCCACCAAGGCCTATGTGTTGGCACTGTCGCAGAGCCTGCACGTAGAAGTGGGTAACCGGGGTATCCACGTGCAAGCGGTGTTGCCGGCCGCCACGCGTACCGAGATCTACACACGTGCCGGCATGGATATCAGCCGCGTCCCGGATGTGATGGAGGTGGACGCGCTGGTGGATGCGGCGCTGGTCGGCTTCGACCGCAAGGAGCTGGTGACCATTCCACCGCTGCCCAATTCCGCCGACTGGGATGCCTTCGAGCAGGCCCGCATGACCCTTGCCAAGGGCTTCAGTCATGCCGAACCGGCCGCACGCTATCACCCTTGA
- a CDS encoding SRPBCC domain-containing protein, whose amino-acid sequence MNREIRHSIVIAAAPEVVSAALSEPVQLARWWTREVQQADDCVRLDWSGHGWQVVLRIDEGADHRLVRWRCERSNMLDTAAWEGTVMRFDLISTSEGTRVEFVQSGYRDSPCLEACTQSWRYFLGSSLKRYVETGRGMPYPDMPDTRDPALR is encoded by the coding sequence ATGAACCGTGAGATCCGCCACAGCATCGTGATCGCCGCCGCGCCCGAAGTGGTGTCCGCTGCGCTGTCCGAGCCCGTGCAACTGGCACGCTGGTGGACGCGCGAGGTGCAGCAGGCCGATGACTGCGTGCGCCTGGACTGGAGCGGCCATGGCTGGCAGGTGGTGCTGCGTATCGACGAAGGCGCCGACCATCGGTTGGTGCGCTGGCGCTGCGAGCGCTCCAACATGCTCGACACCGCAGCCTGGGAGGGCACGGTGATGCGATTCGATCTGATCTCCACCAGCGAGGGCACGCGGGTGGAGTTCGTGCAGTCCGGCTACCGCGACTCGCCGTGCCTGGAGGCCTGCACCCAGAGCTGGCGGTACTTCCTGGGCAGCAGCCTCAAACGCTATGTCGAAACCGGGCGGGGCATGCCCTACCCGGACATGCCCGACACCCGCGACCCCGCGCTGCGCTGA
- the proP gene encoding glycine betaine/L-proline transporter ProP: MHDTRAIRSHFGWFKRRRQLQLDDVTVVDRGMLRRAVSAAALGNAMEWFDFGVYGYLAVTLGQVFFPASNPTAQLIATFATFTVAFLVRPIGGMVFGPLGDRYGRQKVLAATMILMALGTFSIGLIPSYQRIGLWAPALLLLARLLQGFSTGGEYGGAATFIAEYATDRNRGLMGSWLEFGTLGGYIAGAATVTALHMSVTPAQMLDWGWRVPFLIAGPLGLLGLYMRMKLEETPAFRAYTEQSEQRERETAGQGLMTLLRLHWPQLLKCVGLVLVFNVTDYMLLTYMPSYLSVTMGYAESKGLLLIILVMLVMMPLNIVGGLFSDRLGRRPMIIGACIALFALAIPCLLLIGSGSDALIFLGLMLLGLALVCFTSSMPSTLPALFYTPVRYSALSIAFNVSVSLFGGTTPLVTAWLVERTGDPLVPAYYLMGAAAIGLVTMLFVRETAGLPLRGSPPAVASEAEARALLQADGPVTVDAQLPVPGTPSVGQPRTA, from the coding sequence ATGCACGACACACGCGCGATCCGTTCGCACTTCGGCTGGTTCAAACGCCGCCGCCAACTGCAGCTCGACGATGTCACCGTGGTGGATCGCGGCATGCTGCGCCGTGCGGTGAGCGCCGCGGCGCTGGGCAATGCGATGGAGTGGTTCGACTTCGGCGTCTATGGCTACCTGGCGGTGACGCTGGGGCAGGTGTTTTTCCCGGCGAGCAATCCCACCGCGCAGTTGATCGCCACCTTCGCCACCTTCACCGTTGCCTTCCTGGTGCGGCCCATCGGCGGCATGGTGTTCGGCCCGCTGGGCGATCGCTACGGGCGGCAGAAGGTGCTGGCGGCCACGATGATCCTGATGGCCTTGGGCACCTTCAGCATTGGCCTGATTCCCTCCTACCAACGCATCGGCCTGTGGGCACCGGCCTTGCTGTTGCTCGCACGCTTGCTGCAAGGCTTTTCCACCGGCGGCGAATACGGCGGCGCGGCCACCTTCATTGCCGAATACGCCACCGACCGCAATCGCGGCCTGATGGGCAGCTGGCTGGAATTCGGCACGCTGGGCGGCTATATCGCCGGTGCTGCCACGGTGACCGCGTTACACATGAGCGTGACCCCGGCGCAGATGCTCGATTGGGGCTGGCGGGTGCCATTCCTGATCGCAGGCCCGCTTGGGCTGCTTGGCCTGTACATGCGCATGAAACTGGAAGAAACCCCGGCGTTCCGCGCCTACACCGAACAATCCGAACAACGCGAGCGCGAGACTGCGGGCCAGGGCCTGATGACCCTGCTGCGCCTGCACTGGCCGCAGCTGCTCAAGTGCGTCGGCCTGGTGCTGGTGTTCAACGTCACCGACTACATGCTGCTGACCTATATGCCCAGCTATCTCAGCGTCACCATGGGCTACGCCGAGAGCAAGGGACTGCTGCTGATCATCCTGGTGATGCTGGTGATGATGCCGCTCAACATCGTCGGCGGCCTGTTCAGCGACAGGCTGGGGCGTCGGCCGATGATCATCGGCGCGTGCATCGCCCTGTTCGCGCTGGCGATTCCATGCCTGCTGCTGATCGGCAGCGGCTCTGATGCGCTGATCTTCCTTGGATTGATGCTGCTGGGGCTGGCGCTGGTGTGCTTTACCAGTTCGATGCCGTCCACGTTGCCGGCGCTGTTCTATACGCCGGTGCGCTACAGCGCCCTGTCGATCGCCTTCAATGTATCGGTGTCGCTGTTCGGCGGCACCACGCCGCTGGTCACCGCCTGGCTGGTGGAGCGCACCGGCGACCCGTTGGTGCCGGCGTATTACCTGATGGGTGCGGCGGCGATCGGCCTGGTGACGATGCTGTTCGTGCGCGAGACCGCCGGCCTGCCGCTGCGTGGCTCGCCGCCGGCGGTGGCCAGCGAGGCGGAAGCGCGCGCACTGCTGCAGGCCGATGGCCCGGTCACGGTGGATGCGCAGTTGCCTGTCCCCGGCACGCCGTCGGTAGGCCAGCCGCGCACCGCATGA
- a CDS encoding helix-turn-helix domain-containing protein: MQDAGLATAPVLRRAQLPGDLFSRDNVRLTPAMFFDLWLAIEAEARSIDAQLPAPLRIARVMTSDWFDPELFAALCSANLGNALDRIGSFVKLIAPMVIGVERGKTQANVTIGFLDQTKPPPNVFMAFKLVFFVQLARLATRTPVVPLQVGWPLSDDDSDADRALYAAFFGRPVKVTTAPLLVFSMADIERPFLTENHKLWEFFEPSLRQRLADLDRTASMVERVRSALLEALPAGEVSMQAVSKRLGVSCRTLQRRLHDEGTTFQQTLDKVRAALAEHYLRKTMMSSAEIALLLGFEDTNSFVRAFRVWTGKTPQAVRRDRPQQ; the protein is encoded by the coding sequence ATGCAGGACGCGGGCCTGGCCACGGCGCCGGTGCTACGGCGCGCGCAATTGCCGGGCGATCTGTTTTCGCGCGACAACGTACGCCTGACCCCGGCGATGTTTTTCGACCTTTGGCTTGCCATCGAGGCCGAAGCGCGCTCCATCGATGCGCAACTGCCCGCGCCGCTACGCATCGCGCGGGTGATGACCAGCGACTGGTTCGACCCGGAGCTGTTTGCCGCGTTATGCAGCGCCAATCTCGGCAACGCACTCGATCGTATCGGCAGTTTCGTCAAACTGATCGCACCGATGGTGATCGGCGTGGAGCGCGGCAAGACGCAGGCCAATGTCACCATCGGCTTTCTCGACCAGACCAAGCCGCCGCCCAACGTCTTTATGGCGTTCAAACTCGTGTTTTTCGTGCAGTTGGCTCGCCTTGCCACGCGCACGCCGGTGGTGCCGCTGCAGGTGGGCTGGCCATTGTCCGATGACGACAGCGATGCCGACAGGGCGCTATATGCCGCTTTTTTCGGCAGGCCGGTGAAAGTCACGACCGCACCGCTGCTGGTGTTTTCGATGGCCGACATCGAGCGCCCGTTTCTCACTGAAAATCACAAGCTCTGGGAGTTCTTCGAACCTTCGCTGCGCCAGCGGCTGGCCGACCTGGATCGCACCGCCAGCATGGTCGAACGTGTCAGGAGCGCGTTGCTCGAAGCCCTGCCTGCAGGCGAGGTATCGATGCAGGCAGTAAGCAAGCGCCTGGGAGTGAGCTGCCGGACCTTGCAACGCCGTCTGCATGATGAGGGCACCACGTTCCAGCAGACGCTGGACAAGGTGCGCGCGGCGCTGGCCGAGCATTATCTGCGCAAGACCATGATGTCCAGCGCGGAAATCGCCTTGCTGCTCGGGTTTGAAGATACCAACTCGTTCGTACGCGCGTTCCGGGTCTGGACCGGCAAGACACCGCAGGCGGTTCGCCGCGATCGACCGCAGCAATGA
- a CDS encoding SDR family NAD(P)-dependent oxidoreductase, translating into MKKTILVTGASSGFGLMLATMLHKQGHTVVGTSRDPERHATKVPFKLLRLDIDDDASIQEFPTVLFRTIKKLDVLVNNAGYMLTGLAEETPLDAARQQFETNFWGTVKVTNALLPYLREQRSGKIITVSSIVALIGPPNLAFYTASKHAVEGYFKSLRFELNAFNIQVAMVEPVWFKTNLGKNAVAAASGGIAAYDAYRRKAQAATQKGLDEAEQPDAVVKKISELVDSTQPKFSNPVGKMTGMFLFLQSYAPKMFESSILKSVAGAA; encoded by the coding sequence ATGAAGAAGACAATTCTGGTCACCGGCGCCTCGTCCGGATTTGGTTTGATGCTGGCCACGATGTTGCACAAGCAGGGCCACACGGTTGTTGGCACCAGTCGCGATCCCGAGCGGCATGCCACCAAGGTGCCGTTCAAGTTGCTGCGCCTGGACATTGACGACGATGCCTCCATCCAGGAATTCCCGACCGTGTTGTTCCGCACGATCAAGAAGCTGGATGTGCTGGTCAATAATGCCGGCTACATGCTCACCGGCCTGGCCGAAGAAACGCCGCTGGATGCGGCACGTCAGCAGTTCGAAACCAATTTTTGGGGCACGGTGAAGGTGACCAATGCATTGCTGCCGTACCTGCGCGAGCAGCGCTCCGGCAAGATCATCACCGTCAGCTCCATCGTCGCGTTGATCGGCCCGCCGAACCTTGCGTTCTACACCGCCTCCAAACATGCGGTGGAAGGCTATTTCAAGTCGCTGCGGTTCGAGCTCAATGCCTTCAACATCCAGGTGGCGATGGTCGAGCCGGTCTGGTTCAAGACCAATCTGGGCAAGAACGCGGTGGCTGCCGCCAGCGGCGGCATCGCCGCCTACGATGCGTATCGTCGCAAGGCACAGGCTGCCACGCAGAAGGGACTGGACGAGGCGGAACAGCCCGATGCCGTGGTCAAGAAGATTTCCGAGCTGGTCGATTCCACGCAACCCAAGTTCAGCAACCCGGTCGGCAAGATGACAGGCATGTTCCTGTTCCTGCAGAGCTATGCGCCAAAGATGTTTGAAAGCTCGATTCTCAAGAGCGTTGCCGGCGCCGCCTGA
- a CDS encoding thioredoxin family protein, which produces MGFVREYATQAPERSEIDAQAGLQVLEFGTDWCGHCIAAQPLLQKVLGGYDAMAYRKFEDGKGRPLGRSFRVKLWPTVILLRDGQEVARAVRPQTRDDLQDLLAVLDAG; this is translated from the coding sequence ATGGGGTTTGTTCGCGAATACGCTACACAGGCGCCTGAGCGTAGTGAGATCGACGCGCAGGCCGGGCTGCAGGTGCTGGAGTTCGGCACCGACTGGTGCGGGCATTGCATCGCGGCGCAGCCGTTGTTGCAGAAGGTGCTCGGTGGCTACGACGCGATGGCGTACCGCAAGTTCGAAGATGGAAAAGGGCGGCCGCTTGGTCGCTCGTTTCGGGTCAAGCTCTGGCCGACGGTGATCCTGCTGCGCGATGGCCAAGAAGTCGCCCGCGCGGTCCGCCCGCAGACGCGTGACGATCTGCAAGACCTGCTGGCGGTGCTGGACGCAGGTTAA
- a CDS encoding DUF938 domain-containing protein, producing the protein MSKPFSPASARNRDPILAVLQRHFADCHQVLEIGAGTGQHAVHFAAAMPWLQWQASDHADHLPGMRQWLDEAALPNTPPPIAMQAVLTPSPGLAPLPTLPVQPDGRRGFDAIYSANTLHIMGWPQVQALFAGLPAVMAPQTVLAVYGPFNRDGQFTSDSNRDFDAMLRTRDAASGIRDAAAVDALAAQVGLQLVDDVEMPANNRCRVWRRS; encoded by the coding sequence ATGTCCAAGCCATTCTCTCCCGCTTCCGCACGCAACCGCGATCCGATTCTTGCCGTGTTGCAGCGGCACTTTGCCGATTGCCACCAGGTGCTGGAAATCGGCGCGGGCACCGGCCAGCACGCGGTGCATTTCGCTGCGGCGATGCCGTGGTTGCAGTGGCAGGCCAGCGACCACGCCGATCATCTGCCGGGCATGCGGCAGTGGCTGGACGAGGCCGCGCTACCCAACACACCGCCGCCGATCGCCATGCAGGCCGTGTTGACGCCCTCGCCCGGGCTGGCACCGCTTCCGACCTTGCCCGTGCAGCCCGATGGCCGGCGGGGTTTCGATGCGATCTACAGCGCCAACACCTTGCACATCATGGGCTGGCCGCAGGTGCAGGCCTTGTTTGCGGGCCTGCCCGCGGTGATGGCACCGCAGACGGTGCTGGCGGTGTATGGGCCGTTCAATCGCGATGGTCAGTTCACCAGCGACAGCAATCGCGACTTCGATGCGATGCTGCGCACACGCGATGCGGCGTCGGGTATCCGCGATGCCGCCGCCGTGGACGCGCTGGCCGCGCAGGTGGGCCTGCAGCTGGTGGACGATGTGGAAATGCCGGCCAACAACCGCTGCCGGGTATGGCGTCGGAGTTAG
- a CDS encoding enoyl-CoA hydratase/isomerase family protein has translation MHLFKRMIVLSAATLGSVAMASAAGLPGAPAAPAHRSAASQDAMPLWQVREISPAIREVAYANPPLNLIEPRTLVELNALVTKLSADAQLKVVIFKSATPGFFINHFDTSQFAGFASQTGAGSKPLWVDLISNLQKAPFISIAQIDGRTQGGGNELALAMDLRYASTDAVFDQPEVGLGLFPGGGGPDHLVRLAGRDKTLEAFLSSDDYDAATAERFGWVTRALPAAALEPFVSTLAARIASFDKTALVETKRHIDAIALPTEAERLAANQKFLGSLSWPGLSARMPVFGKLIQEAGPATVEGRMGYYIGEGNRRVHEGAGK, from the coding sequence GTGCACCTGTTCAAACGCATGATCGTGTTGTCTGCCGCAACCCTTGGCAGCGTTGCTATGGCCAGTGCCGCCGGCCTGCCGGGCGCGCCAGCGGCCCCCGCGCATCGCTCGGCCGCCAGCCAGGATGCGATGCCGCTGTGGCAGGTGCGCGAGATCTCGCCGGCCATCCGCGAAGTGGCCTACGCCAACCCGCCGTTGAATCTGATCGAGCCGCGCACCCTGGTGGAATTGAATGCGCTGGTGACCAAGCTGAGCGCGGACGCACAGCTCAAGGTGGTGATCTTCAAGAGCGCCACGCCGGGCTTTTTCATCAATCACTTCGACACCAGCCAGTTTGCCGGCTTTGCCAGCCAGACCGGCGCTGGGTCCAAGCCGTTATGGGTCGATCTGATCTCCAACCTGCAAAAAGCGCCGTTCATCAGCATTGCGCAGATCGATGGCCGCACGCAGGGCGGTGGTAACGAACTGGCCCTGGCGATGGATCTGCGTTATGCCAGCACCGATGCCGTATTCGACCAGCCGGAAGTGGGCTTGGGTTTGTTCCCAGGTGGCGGTGGTCCCGACCATTTGGTGCGGCTGGCAGGGCGCGACAAGACGCTGGAGGCATTCCTGAGCAGCGATGACTACGACGCGGCCACCGCAGAGCGTTTCGGCTGGGTGACACGCGCATTGCCTGCCGCAGCGCTGGAGCCGTTCGTCAGCACGCTTGCTGCACGCATCGCCAGCTTCGACAAGACCGCACTGGTAGAAACCAAACGCCATATCGATGCGATCGCCTTGCCGACGGAAGCCGAGCGTTTGGCGGCCAACCAGAAATTCCTTGGCTCGTTGTCGTGGCCGGGCCTGAGCGCGCGTATGCCGGTGTTCGGGAAGCTGATTCAGGAGGCCGGCCCGGCCACCGTGGAAGGCCGCATGGGCTACTACATCGGCGAAGGTAACCGCAGAGTGCACGAAGGCGCGGGAAAGTAA
- a CDS encoding EcsC family protein, which yields MDVAAQRDLATAHALLENPGVAAQLANALGAPIESLITKRLPKMVTRSIDGLTRRALQVAMKSALLSLRGKREAVQPASTTKHTLAVAVAGGAGGFFGLPGLMVELPLTTTVMLRSIADIARAEGESLQSPDTALACLEVLAHGGRSVGDDGAESGYFAVRAAMAQQLSAAARHVAAHGFASKGAPALVSLVSRIAAKFSVNVGEKLAVQAVPLVGAVSGATLNTVFIRHFQAMARGHFIVRRLERKFGEEAVRRAYEALPPAPHPR from the coding sequence ATGGATGTGGCCGCGCAGCGCGACCTGGCCACGGCGCACGCGCTGCTGGAAAACCCTGGCGTAGCAGCCCAACTGGCCAATGCGCTGGGCGCGCCGATCGAGAGCCTGATCACCAAGCGGCTGCCGAAAATGGTGACCCGCAGCATCGACGGGCTCACTCGCCGCGCGCTGCAGGTGGCCATGAAATCGGCACTGCTGAGCCTGCGCGGCAAGCGCGAGGCGGTGCAGCCGGCCTCCACCACAAAGCACACCCTGGCAGTGGCGGTGGCCGGTGGCGCCGGTGGCTTTTTCGGCCTGCCGGGCCTGATGGTGGAGCTGCCGCTGACCACGACCGTGATGCTGCGCTCCATCGCCGACATCGCGCGCGCCGAAGGCGAATCCCTGCAAAGCCCGGACACCGCGCTGGCCTGCCTGGAAGTGCTGGCGCATGGCGGCCGCAGCGTGGGGGATGATGGCGCCGAATCGGGCTATTTCGCCGTGCGCGCAGCCATGGCACAGCAACTCAGCGCCGCCGCCCGCCATGTTGCCGCGCACGGCTTCGCCAGCAAGGGTGCGCCGGCCCTGGTGTCGCTGGTCTCGCGCATCGCCGCCAAGTTTTCGGTCAACGTGGGCGAAAAACTCGCCGTGCAGGCGGTGCCGCTGGTGGGCGCGGTGAGTGGCGCCACGCTCAACACGGTCTTTATCCGCCACTTCCAGGCCATGGCCCGCGGGCACTTCATCGTGCGCCGGCTGGAACGCAAGTTCGGCGAGGAGGCGGTGCGGCGGGCGTATGAGGCGCTGCCGCCTGCGCCGCACCCACGTTAG
- a CDS encoding YciI family protein — translation MKYYLCKYMPPRAEFLQTMSADEKTWMAQHGVFLDSLLAQGIIVAHGPVMDPAGGYGVSLYRIADDQQIEQLTAQDPIVRNGAGHYEHYPMLHLKARD, via the coding sequence GTGAAATACTATCTTTGCAAGTACATGCCGCCGCGCGCAGAGTTTCTGCAGACCATGAGCGCAGATGAAAAGACCTGGATGGCGCAGCACGGCGTCTTCCTGGACAGCCTGCTGGCGCAAGGCATCATCGTCGCGCATGGGCCGGTGATGGACCCGGCCGGTGGGTATGGCGTGTCGCTGTACCGCATTGCCGACGATCAGCAGATCGAGCAGCTTACTGCGCAGGACCCGATCGTGCGTAATGGTGCCGGCCACTACGAGCATTACCCGATGCTGCATCTGAAGGCACGCGATTAA
- a CDS encoding host attachment family protein, with protein MSLQIPQGALVVVADGGEARWFTNTGNEAKVVLRQHARTDVQNVDDDGPAGKAPQDLTEADRDEMTFAKQLSQALNDGALKHDYAHLVLVADPTTLGRIRPLLHKETQQRLVGDLAKDLTNLPLEDIQRALS; from the coding sequence ATGAGTCTGCAAATTCCCCAGGGAGCCTTGGTAGTCGTGGCCGACGGCGGCGAAGCGCGCTGGTTCACCAACACCGGCAACGAGGCCAAGGTGGTGTTGCGCCAGCATGCGCGCACCGACGTGCAGAACGTCGACGACGATGGCCCGGCCGGCAAGGCACCGCAGGATCTCACCGAAGCAGACCGCGATGAAATGACCTTTGCCAAGCAGCTGTCGCAGGCCTTGAACGATGGCGCGCTGAAGCACGACTACGCACATCTGGTGCTGGTGGCCGACCCCACCACGCTGGGCCGCATCCGCCCGTTGTTGCACAAGGAAACACAGCAGCGCCTGGTTGGCGATCTGGCCAAGGATCTGACCAACCTGCCGCTGGAAGATATCCAGCGAGCCCTGTCGTAA
- a CDS encoding alpha/beta hydrolase: MTSPWWKTRRLIALIGAACALSAAAADLAAAPATPTPEGVRQVAPFALPVSEYLSPAARAHVQAEVARADPLAKADNATLLQQLPAIRADTERWAEEVIAQLRTRYAVEVTRERWNAVSVLRVEPRTRTPEQARRLLIELHGGGFVMGSAQSFGLMEAIPIAAMTGMTVIAVDYRMGPEHRFPAASQDVAAVYRAALTRYAPAHIGLFGCSAGGVLTGESLAWFAKERLPMPAAAGMFCAAGDARYRGDSRYVVAAVNDALLPDAAGQLPIMEDLYYGDGVDFHDPLVSPVFSDAVLRQFPPTLLITATRAAELSAAAYTHSRLIDLGRESDLHVWDGLGHAFHLTDTLPESQQALRVTARFFSRHLGLPVPASAAAR, translated from the coding sequence ATGACATCACCGTGGTGGAAGACACGTCGTTTGATCGCGCTGATCGGTGCCGCCTGCGCCTTGAGTGCAGCGGCTGCAGACCTTGCAGCCGCACCCGCCACACCGACGCCCGAAGGCGTTCGCCAGGTTGCGCCGTTTGCCCTGCCGGTCTCCGAGTATCTCAGCCCGGCAGCGCGCGCCCACGTGCAGGCCGAGGTGGCACGTGCGGACCCGTTGGCCAAGGCCGACAACGCCACCTTGCTGCAGCAGCTGCCAGCCATTCGCGCCGACACCGAACGCTGGGCCGAAGAGGTGATCGCGCAGCTGCGCACGCGCTATGCCGTGGAGGTCACGCGCGAGCGCTGGAACGCGGTTTCCGTGCTGCGGGTGGAGCCGCGCACGCGCACGCCCGAGCAGGCCAGGCGGCTGTTGATCGAGCTGCATGGCGGCGGCTTTGTCATGGGTAGCGCGCAATCGTTCGGGCTGATGGAAGCCATCCCGATTGCGGCAATGACCGGCATGACGGTCATTGCCGTGGATTACCGCATGGGCCCGGAGCATCGCTTCCCGGCGGCCAGTCAAGACGTGGCGGCGGTGTATCGCGCTGCGCTCACGCGCTATGCGCCCGCCCACATCGGCCTGTTCGGCTGCTCGGCCGGTGGCGTGCTCACCGGCGAATCGCTGGCGTGGTTTGCCAAGGAGCGTTTGCCGATGCCGGCAGCGGCAGGCATGTTCTGCGCGGCCGGCGATGCCCGCTACCGAGGCGATTCGCGCTATGTGGTCGCCGCAGTGAACGATGCGCTGCTGCCGGACGCGGCCGGCCAATTGCCGATCATGGAAGACCTGTACTACGGCGATGGCGTGGATTTTCACGACCCGCTGGTGTCTCCGGTGTTTTCCGATGCGGTGCTGCGGCAGTTTCCGCCGACGCTGCTGATCACCGCCACGCGCGCGGCCGAACTGAGCGCGGCCGCATACACGCATTCGCGTTTGATCGACCTGGGACGTGAGTCGGACCTGCACGTGTGGGACGGGCTGGGCCACGCGTTCCATCTCACCGATACGTTGCCGGAAAGCCAACAGGCGTTGCGCGTGACCGCACGCTTTTTCAGCCGGCATCTGGGCCTGCCGGTGCCAGCGTCGGCAGCTGCTCGCTAA